The window CGGAGCACGGCCTGACCCCGGCCAACAACAACGGCGGGGGCCAGATCGTCGCGGCCGGCACGCTGGCCCAGCTGGAGGCCCTGAAGGCCGACCCGCCGCCGGTCTCCCGGCTGATCGGGCTCAAGGTCGCCGGCGCGTTCCACACCGAGCACATGGCGCCCGGTGTCGAGCGGCTGGCGAAGCTCGCCCCGACCCTGACGGTCGCGAACCCGGAGGTCACCTACGTGTCCAACCGGGACGGCGAGGTCGTGACGGACGGCACCGAGGTGCTGGACCGGCTGGTCTCGCAGGTCTCCAACCCGGTCCGCTGGGACCTCTGCATGGAGACCCTGCAGCGGCTGGGCGCGACCGCGGTCATCGAGCTCGCGCCTGCGGGTACCCTCACCGGACTGGTCAAGCGCAACCTCAAGGGTGTGGCGACGCTTGCCCTCAAGACCCCCGCCGATCTGGACAAGGCCCGTGACCTCGTCGCGGAGCACGGCGGTCAGGATCAGGAGAACAAGGCATGAGCCAGCCCCAGATCAAGCCCGTCACCGGTGCCCGCTACTCGCGCATCCACGGCGTCGGCGGCTACCGCCCGGTCCGGGTGATCCCCAACTCCGAGGTCCTGAACTGGATCGACTCCTCGGACGAGTGGATCCGCACCCGCAGCGGGATCGCCGAGCGGCGCTGGGCCGGCCCGGAGGAGACCGTCGCCGAGATGTCGGTGCAGGCCGCCGGCAAGGCCATCGCGCAGGCCGGGATCAGCCCGGAGCAGATCGGCGGCGTGATCGTCGCCACCGTCTCGCACCTCAAGCAGACCCCCGCGATCGCCACCGAGATCGCCGAGCGGCTGGGCTGCGGCACCGCCCCGGCCTTCGACATCTCGGCCGCCTGCGCCGGCTTCGGCTACGGCCTGGGCCTGGCCGACGGCATGATCCGCGGCGGCAGCGCCGGGTACGTACTGGTGATCGGCGTGGAGCGGCTCAGCGACCTGACCGACCAGTCGGACCGCTCGACCGCCTTCATCTTCGGTGACGGCGCCGGTGCCGCGATCGTCGGCCCGTCCGACACGCCCGGTATCGGCAAGGTCATCTGGGGCTCGGACGGCTCCCAGAAGGACGTCATCTCGCAGACCCAGGCCTGGGACACCGCCTTCGCCAAGGAGGACGCCGTCAACGGCGCCGGCGAGGAGATCAAGTGGCCGGCCCTGCGCATGGAGGGCCAGTCGGTCTTCCGCTGGGCGGTCTGGGAGATGGCCAAGGTGGCCCAGCAGGCGCTCGACGCCGCCGGGATCACCACCGACCAGCTGGGCGCGTTCATCC of the Kitasatospora sp. NBC_01246 genome contains:
- a CDS encoding ACP S-malonyltransferase, with protein sequence MLVIVAPGQGAQSPGFLSPWLELDGVADRLRGWSEVAGLDLVHAGTEASAEEIKDTAVAQPLLVAAGLVTARALFPDEDRARALVGAVAGHSVGEITAAAGAGVLSAHDALTFVRERSLAMAEAAAATETGMLAVLGGDPEVVAAKLAEHGLTPANNNGGGQIVAAGTLAQLEALKADPPPVSRLIGLKVAGAFHTEHMAPGVERLAKLAPTLTVANPEVTYVSNRDGEVVTDGTEVLDRLVSQVSNPVRWDLCMETLQRLGATAVIELAPAGTLTGLVKRNLKGVATLALKTPADLDKARDLVAEHGGQDQENKA
- a CDS encoding beta-ketoacyl-ACP synthase III, with amino-acid sequence MSQPQIKPVTGARYSRIHGVGGYRPVRVIPNSEVLNWIDSSDEWIRTRSGIAERRWAGPEETVAEMSVQAAGKAIAQAGISPEQIGGVIVATVSHLKQTPAIATEIAERLGCGTAPAFDISAACAGFGYGLGLADGMIRGGSAGYVLVIGVERLSDLTDQSDRSTAFIFGDGAGAAIVGPSDTPGIGKVIWGSDGSQKDVISQTQAWDTAFAKEDAVNGAGEEIKWPALRMEGQSVFRWAVWEMAKVAQQALDAAGITTDQLGAFIPHQANMRITDAMIKALKLPESVPVARDITETGNTSAASIPLAMERMLESGEARSGDLALIIGFGAGLVYAAAVVTLP